Proteins co-encoded in one Pocillopora verrucosa isolate sample1 chromosome 1, ASM3666991v2, whole genome shotgun sequence genomic window:
- the LOC131796847 gene encoding adenosine receptor A3-like, with the protein MNNSTNGTGLISEGDKDETVCSWIISRVQGNTETIFTWHFLLAVLNIVLAITASCGNILVLLALSKEYTLSAPSRVLFRSLATSDLCVGIISQPLYAISILLIGNGHLKLCRLMRYLTFVSSTTLCGVSLLTLTAISLDRLLVLTLKSSYYRIVTRSLVIRVVVLFWTCSLITGIAYLLSRRIFFIVTCLVILLSIVISAYSYSNIFFLLRRRQRVTIRDSHTRLNGFQLRRALRFKSTVYSALWVHLTLVICYLPFSVLGAVAFRIGTPLPIFIAGTCTATLIYLNSTINPFLYCWKIKEVRQAVKQILRKCL; encoded by the coding sequence ATGAACAACTCAACCAACGGCACTGGACTGATTTCAGAAGGTGACAAAGATGAAACCGTATGTTCCTGGATTATTTCCAGAGTACAGGGTAACacagaaacaattttcacttGGCATTTTTTACTTGCCGTCTTGAACATCGTGCTTGCAATTACTGCTTCTTGTGGAAATATTCTGGTACTACTTGCCTTGAGTAAGGAATATACATTGTCAGCGCCTTCAAGAGTCCTATTCCGTTCTTTGGCTACCAGTGACCTCTGTGTGGGCATCATCTCGCAACCCCTTTACGCTATCAGTATACTGCTCATTGGAAACGGCCACTTGAAATTGTGCCGCCTCATGAGATATCTAACATTTGTCTCAAGCACAACTTTGTGTGGTGTTTCATTGTTGACACTAACTGCCATAAGCCTCGACAGACTACTGGTCTTGACACTGAAATCTAGTTATTATCGTATTGTAACCCGTTCTTTGGTGATAAGAGTTGTGGTCTTATTTTGGACTTGCAGCCTCATTACTGGCATAGCTTATTTGCTAAGCAGAAGAATCTTTTTCATAGTAACATGCCTGGTGATACTGCTAAGCATCGTAATTTCTGCCTACAGTTACTCTAacatcttctttcttcttcgAAGACGGCAGCGAGTTACAATTCGCGATAGCCACACCCGGCTAAACGGTTTTCAATTGAGGAGAGCGCTAAGATTCAAGTCAACAGTATACAGTGCATTGTGGGTTCATCTCACGTTGGTTATATGCTATCTTCCATTTTCGGTACTGGGGGCCGTCGCTTTTCGGATTGGAACACCTCTACCCATATTTATCGCTGGAACATGTACGGCCACGTTAATTTACTTGAATTCAACGATTAATCCCTTTCTATACTGCTGGAAAATTAAGGAAGTGAGGCAAGCTGTGAAGCAGATATTAAGAAAGTGCCTCTAA